The Fluviispira vulneris sequence TAATAATAAAATCATCTTCAACATCTGAACCAAGATATGCTTCAATCACTTCATGGTTTGTTTGAATAACATCAGGGGTTCCCTCAGCTATGACGCTGCCATAGTTTAGAACGGTTATATTTTCGCATAAATTCATAACGAATTTCATGTCATGTTCTATAAGTAAAACAGATATTTTTTGTTCAGATATTTTTTGCACAAGTTCTTGTAACGCAATTTTTTCTGTTGGATTCATGCCTGCTGCAGGTTCATCTAGTAAAAGCAAATGTGGGTCAGTCATCAGAGCTCTTGCAATTTCTAATTTTCTTTGCATTCCGTAAGGAAGAGAAACTGCAGGAAAGTCTTTAAATTTTTCGAGTCCACAAAACTGAAGGAGTTTATTTGCTTTATTTAATATTTCTTTTTCTTGCTTCATCGCTTTAGGTAACAAAAATAAAGATGAAAAAAATGTTCCTTCTCTTTTAATGCAAGCTCCGGCAATTACGTTTTCTATGACGTTCATATTTGCAAATAAACGTATATTTTGGAAAGTGCGAGCAACCTTCTGATGAGCTATAACATGAGTAGGTGTTCCAACAAGTTCCTTGTTATTTACTTTTACCGAACCAGAAAATGGTTTATAAACTCCGGTAATAATATTAAAAACTGTTGTTTTACCTGCACCATTTGGCCCAATA is a genomic window containing:
- a CDS encoding ABC transporter ATP-binding protein, with protein sequence MTNNILSISNVTVKFGGLVALNDFYINVREGGISGVIGPNGAGKTTVFNIITGVYKPFSGSVKVNNKELVGTPTHVIAHQKVARTFQNIRLFANMNVIENVIAGACIKREGTFFSSLFLLPKAMKQEKEILNKANKLLQFCGLEKFKDFPAVSLPYGMQRKLEIARALMTDPHLLLLDEPAAGMNPTEKIALQELVQKISEQKISVLLIEHDMKFVMNLCENITVLNYGSVIAEGTPDVIQTNHEVIEAYLGSDVEDDFIIKDTLNVAR